A region of the Mus caroli chromosome 7, CAROLI_EIJ_v1.1, whole genome shotgun sequence genome:
GTCAGTAGTACAAGCTGAACAGTGAAAGGTCACGTATCTCTATGGAGAAAACTATACAAGTGGATTTCCACTATAAGCTGAACAGTGAAAGGTCGCGTATCTCTATGGAGAAAACTATACAAGTGGATTTCCACTACAAGCTGAACAGTGAAAGGTCACGTATCTCTATGGAGAAAACTATACAAGTGGATTTCCACGAAATTCAGATATACACGGCTCCTGGTATGACCTGAATTCTAGTGCTTTTGAAGAGGTAGCTCATGCTGGAGTTTGGAACTAGAACCATTCTAAGAACGACTTCTGTGCTTCATTGTGTGAGGTTTATAAGGCCAGACAAGCCTGGGATATGACTTGACTATCATTTTGTAGTGTCAGAACAACAAGAGAGAGCCTTcacactggggcttgctggactTCTTGGAGAGGGAGTTTTTAACTTTGGAGAACTTGTAAGTTGGCCTGGCCCTTACAGCGTGGGGAGGAGGAAAGTCTGACTTTGTACCGgttaactgtctgtctgtctctgtcccggttaactgtctgtctctgtcccggTTAACTGTCTGACTTTGTACCGGTtaactgtctgtctctgtccccacagcTCATGCACCCTGTGCTGGAGTCACTGAGGGACACTGACCGGCAGTGGCTGATTGACACCCTATATGCTTTCAATAGCGGTGATGTAGATAGGTTCCAGACACTGAAGTCTGCCTGGGGTCAGCAGGTAGGTTTCATGTCTGTAcccttgtgtcttagttagggttttactgctgtgaacagacaccagcaccaaggcaactcttataaaaacaacatttaattgggactggcttacagtttcagaggttccatccattatcatgaaggtgggaacatggcagcatccaggcagacatggtgcaggagaagctgagagttctacacctctgtctgaaggctgctagcagaatactgacttccaggcagctaggatgagggtcttaaacctTACACCCGTAGtgacactcctactccaacaaggccacaccttctaatagtgccactccctgggctgaccACATACAAACCATCTCACCCATGTCTACTCTTACAACAAGGACTCACTAAGcctctccctacacacacaccagataccCAAGAGCGTCTAGGCATAGACTGGACATTgataggccaggctggctctcCCAGAAACAGGGCAGCAGAGGTGCTGTTTAGGAAAGGCACAGCATGCGTCTCTGCTGGGTAAGGAGCGTCACAGATTCCTGGAGGAAGAGTCTGCAATCTTGAATGAGTGAGAAGatgcaggaggaagaggacaaggagacTTAGCACATCTGCTGAACTGAAAAGTATGTGTGGCCAACATGAGTAGGCAGTCCCCAGGGCCACAGTGCAGCggggagagcagagcaggagcCCAAGAGAAGTAGTAGCAGTTAGCCAAAGATGCTTAACAGAAAGAGAAGCCTTTCTtaattttgcttctttattttgcatttttcttattcatgtatatgtgtatagtgtgcattcatgtgtgtttgtgcatgttcacatgtttGTGCAAGTGCATGTGGAACACAAAGTTGATACCAGGAATCTTTCTTTGTCACATTCCACTTTATCCATTGAGATAGGCTCTATCACTTAAGCCCAGAGCTTGCCTGTGTGGCTAGTCTTGCTACCAGCTTGTTCTGGagagcctctgtctctctttttggGCTGGAGTTATAAGTGAGTAGCCACGCTACCCAGCCCACGTGGCATTTATTTGGGTCTAAGGATCTAAAGTCTGGTCCTCTCGTTTGTGTGACACTCCAGTCTCTGAGACTTCTCAGCTCAGTAGCATctcctttaaaatgaaattattagaagtaaatatttcaaaatattaattgtgGTAGGAAATATGGTTATGTTCTTATATTTCCTGAAACTTTGGATTTTCCTATTGTTAATAAAAActtgtgccaggcgtggtggcccacgcctttgatcctagcacttgggaggcagaggcaggcgaatttctgggagagagagagagagagtgtgtgtgtgtgtgtgtgtgtgtgtgtgtgtgtgtgtgtgtgtaatagagcAGGGTTAGTATGAGTGAAGGGGCTTCGAGAAGACAGAAAATACCAGATCCAGCAAGCCTTAACTGTACTCTGTCATTGTGGACTGACCTATCAGCAAAATATGTAGGCAATATAATGAATGAGAcccctattttaaaaaaagaaagacaagacagacagactagcTTGCTGTAGCAATatatgagaagaaagaagattctGGGATATCTGCAGAAATGTCCCCGCTGGAATTTTCCTTAGCAAAATttaacctgtttttgtttttattctgaaacATGGTCTCTGTGTTCTGGTTTGTCTTGAATTCCCAGGCTcaagtgatcctcttgccttagctcCACAGTGCTGGAACACAGGTGTGACATCACACCAGCCTGCAGACTTGCAAAAAGATGAGTTTTCGTTCTCACCATGGTGAGATTGTCTGCTGCAAATTAACCTCTGGCTCTGTAGACTCAGCACAAGCCATTAGGCCTTCAGCACTTTCGGCCAACTGTGCTCGCTTTGTGCTGGCCGACAGCAGTGCTACCCAAAGCCTTTCAAAACACAAGACTTGTTCTTGGCTGGTGGTGCCTCTGCCAAGAGTCTTGAGGTGCCCGTTGGTGGTGTCTGGACCATCAGTAAATCCCGTTTCACACACGCCTGACTCCGGAGAGCCTGTGGGTTTCTACTTTAAATTCTCTGAGACAAAGCAATTTAGTGTCACTTGGAGCTCTCAGTGAGCCTCAGCTACCCACAATGTAAAGTGTTTGGGCTTGCccggtttctttttgtttgaccCATAGTAGAGTTTCATAACCcacatttctgtctttctgtacTTTGCAGCCTGACTTAGCAGCCAACGAAGCCCAGCTTCTAAGGAAGATCCAGCTGTTGTGCCTTATGGAGGTAAGAAGCACTCGGGAACCCCTGTCAGCAGTGCTGGGACAGTGCTTACGAGCTAGCTAGCCCTGTGCGCCTTCCTGCCTCTCAGGGCCCCACTCTTACCTGtttcctcccttttgcctctgctCATTAGGTTGGaatttggatcttttttttttaacattccttTTGTGGGAGATGGGTAcacacatgtggaaatcagagaacaactcagggagtcagttctctcctgccagaTGGGCTCTAAGGATCAAACTCTGGGCTGCTAAGCTTGGCAacaagcgcctttacccactgaaccatctcactggcccatgaGTTTGACTCTCAGACAGGTTCCAGTAGGCACTTTGTAATTTGTCCTTGCCCATTTGAACCTAAAGccactgtctcttcctgccaCTAACCTCATGACACACCCTTTCTAtccatgtgcttctgtgtgttcTCCGAGAGAATGTGAGAAAATATTGTGGGACAATTACCATGTGCATTTCCAGTCTCCCACAGGGCACCTGGGACCTGTCATTAAGGAGTGAATATTTGTTCTTCTCAAAAATTCCTTTAAAGTTGGTTTTGTTCTTTAACCTTCTCTGAGCATTGAGTCTGAGCATTGAGACCTTGTTTATAGTGGACACTAACTTAAGAAAACTTGAatacagccaggtgtggtggcgcatgcctttagttccagcacttgggaggcagaggcaggcggNNNNNNNNNNNNNNNNNNNNNNNNNNNNNNNNNNNNNNNNNNNgggggggggggggcttgaatACTTGAATATGGGACTAATAAGAcgatctattttttctttctttcttttatttatttatttatttattgggttttcaagacagggtttctctgtgttgtcctggctgtcctggaactcactctgtagaccaggctggcctcaaactcagaaatccggcctgcctctgcatcccaagtgctgggattaaaggtgtgcgccaccactgcccagccagaatTTTTTTTAGGCAAGACAGCCTCTCACTATGTCATCCTGAACatagcctggaatttgctatgaaccagcctggtcttgaactcacagagatctgcctgtctctgcctcctggatactgggattaaaggcggccAAGCTCCCCCGAACAACCACAACTTCTGAccaaaaaaaactatttttatttttaattttgtttattttctatccaAACCGCAGTTCCCCCTCCCGGCTTACTTTCCATCTCCCAGCCCACGCCTcatccactcctccctccctcttcagaaaagggccgGCCTCAGTGGCTGTCAGTCAGCCATGGCATATCAGATTGTATAAGGCTAGTACTCCCCTTCCTTTGAGGCCTGATGAGGTAACACAGAGGGGGAAAGAGCCagaagcaggcagcagagtcggagacagctcctgctccctctGTTAGCAACCCTACAGGAAGAGCAAGCTCCACAGCTGGAGcgtatgcagagggcctaggccAGCCCCTCTCAGGCTTCCTGGTCAGCAGTTCGGTCTCTGTGGGCTCAGGTTGTGTGATTTGTGGCTTTCCTCACCATCTCCTGGGGATTTGCCCAGGCTctacctaatatttggctgtgggtctctgcatctgtttccatcagttgctgggtgcaGCCTCTCTTGACTGTTGGGCTGCACGGCAATCTATAAGTATAACAAACTATCATTAGGAATTCTGCTCCCATAATTTCTGTGCCACCTTaacccctgcacatcttgtaggcaggacaaattgtaggtcaaggatattgtagctgggttggtgtcccagtcctgCCACTAGAAGTCtggcctggttacaggagattgTGGTTCAGCCCGTaccccccactgctaggagttcCTGGGTTCACCTCATCAACTCCTGCATATTTCCATTGCCTTAGGCGTCCAGCTCATCCCATAGATACCCTGATTCCAGTTTAtctcccagttctctctccctccatccttcccacttcctgttcccatccccactcTCCACGCCCGTCTACCATgccacaagaacacttgctcaagggctggcaagatggctcagcaggtaatagCTCTTTGGAAGGTCatgtcatgagttcaaatcccaggaaccacatggtgactcacaaccacccgcaatgagatctgatgccctcttctggtgcgtctgaagaaataaatctttgggccagagcaagcagggccaaccagaatgagcagaggtcctaaaagaACTTCAATTCCCAACCACAAcgtgaaggctcacagccatctgtacagctacagtgtactcacatacatacatacatacatacatacatacatacacacacacacacacacacacacacacatacacacatacatacatctttttagaaagaaaagaaagaaagaaagaaagaaagaaagaaagaaagaaagaaagaaagatagaaagaaagaaagagaaaagaaagaaaaggaaggaagggaaaggaaaggaaggaaggaagaaaacacttgCTCAGCTCTGTTcgtaacagccagaaactggaacctTTTCTTAATGACTTACTTTTGTTTCACGTacatggatgttttgtctgcatgtatggcatgtatgtctgtatgagggttgggaactgccatgtgggtgctggaattgaacctggatcctttggaagaatagccagtgctcttaaccactgagccatatctccagctctgaccaaaaaataaaaattaaaattaattctctGACCGCTTTTGCTtagaaaaatagttttgtttttcagatgacTTTCACACGGCCTGCCAACCACAGACAACTCACTTTTGAAGAAATTGCCAAAAGTGCCAAAATCACTGTCAACAAGGTATGGTTCTGGGACTCGGGTCACAGCAGCAGTGCTACCACATCCCAGGCAGAGATCTGGCCTCAGCGAGCACTGGGCTCCCAGCGTGTCTCATGAAGTCCCTTGCACAGGTGGAGTTGCTGGTGATGAAGGCGCTCTcggtggggctggtgagaggcAGCATAGACGAGGTGGACAAGCGGGTTCACATGACATGGGTGCAGCCGCGAGTGCTGGATTTGCAGCAGGTAAGGGGGCTGGGCCCCTGCCCTTTGCGGGCTTACCAATGCTGTCCTAGTTTTATGTGGACAGAAGCCATTTAGGAAGCGGATGCTGTTCCACACAAGGTGGGATTACTGCTGTGGAGGCCTAGAAAAGCAGCCCTGAGGTCTGCGCCCTGCACTTCCAGGCTTACTCTGACAGCAGTGCTGGCTGTGCTGCTGATGCCTCCTAATCCTGAAATTGCTGCTCCAGCAGACATGTTCCTGGTTTTGTGACTTGATCCCATGCCCTATCATGTTTCCCGGACATTTAATCCTGTgatttcctcattcttttttctttcatgtgagATTTTAGAATGTCCTCGTGATCAGAATTGGCCCAGTGATTCCATCACACACCTCCACCTTCAGTTCTGTTGCCCTTAGCATTTCCCCAGAAAAGAACTAGAGACCCAGCCCTCCCAGACTCCCTTGCAGCTGATAGCCATGTGATTTGCCTTTAGATCAAGGGGATGAAGGACCGTCTGGAGCTTTGGTGCACTGATGTGAAGAGCATGGAGATGCTGGTGGAACACCAGGCTCAGGACATCCTCACCTAGTGCCCCGGTGTCCTGCAGACCCTGCCGCACCTTGCAAGGCAATTCTGTGGCCCCCGAAACCATCAGCAGAGATCTGTATTCATTTGGGATGGAGTTTAGGATCCTGCTCGGGGTGGGAACTGTTCTTGCTATAAAAGCAGAGAACTGTCACTGGTGGGGGGGTGACTATGTGGAGAAGGCTCCTGTGTGGGGTCTTTTGTAGCCTGcaaggggtgggagggggggctCCAGGCCTAGGTGATGAGAAAGGGCACGAATGGGATGGGGACAGAGTAGTCTCCGCCCAGCCCCACCTGAGTGGGCTTTGTCCAGTGTGGTCTGAGTGCTGCTCTAATAAATGCCTTGGCATCGTTCTCTTGGTGCTTCTGTTCTTTGCCTTAGCTCCTTAGCCAATCCTgtgtctgaaagaaaaaagaaatgagcatGTACACTGGGACTCAGGGTCGGTGGGGACTTGCCTTACTCCTCCCCTATCACCATGCACAGGACCACCACCAAAGAAGTGAGTTCTGTATTGTCAGGGAGGCATTGGTTCCTTTTTGCAGTCATCTTCAGAGCATTCTCAGACTCAGGCATCCACACTCGCCACCCAGCATCACTAAGGCACTGGATATTAGGAGTGCCGCGCTCAAGAATCTGCACAAGCAGTAGGCGGATGAAGTGTTTAATGAAATCTCTCAGGGATGGGCAACTTCATGCTGCAGAGCTCTTTTTATAGCTCTCCAAGTGGGATAAGACCCATCCTGCTGGAACCATGAAGCCAACGACTATGGCTGAGATCCCCACAGCCTGCTCCTgtggaaagaaagcaaacatgagTCGCCTGGCCACGGGCCAGGGTAACTTCCCTGTTCTTAGACTCCTGGGGCAGAAGCATCCCTCCAGCTGGGGATTACtcccttgctcttcctctctGTTGGCAGCCATAGTCCCCATTTGCCTTCGGCTTCTCTAGGCAGGCTTGTGAACAGGCAGGCTCTGCTGTGTCAGAGCTTGGCAGCCTGGAGCCCTTAGCAGGGAGAATGACCTCAGAAATCAGGAGAAACAGCCTTGGGCTTCAGAGCCCGAGATCCTGCCTAGCTGAAGCAGCTCCCAGTAAGGCAGAGGTTCACTCAGCTCCTGTCGGGTCTTACGTTCCAGGGTGCTATGCAGAAGAGCAGACCAGCTAAGGTTTCCATTGTTATAGACAAACACAGGTCCTTTCTCAGAAAGCAGTCCCATTCAGAAGCCAACCGGGTATGGTCAGACACCTGCCTTGTGTGTCTGGTGAGCAGTGGTGACCCCCATCTGGCTCTCTGTCTTCTCAGTAGCTTTAGGTAGAGAAGCAGATTCTGAGGTATCAACTGCACTGACACCCCGAGTTCCCTCTAAATAGGGCCTGGGTCCAAGTCTTCTTAACGCTGTCAGTACTTCACTTGGAAACTAGTCCTTCCTGTTGACCTCAATCCTGAGTTCAAGCAAATTTGGCATAGAATGGGGATCTTAGTCTGGGCTGAGTAGCTCTGTGTGTGACCCCAGGACCTGGGTGTGTTATATATGTGAGACAGACACACTTTGTATGTCCGGTTTTATCAGGTTGGCTACCATTTTAGTTTCTCCTCAGAGCAGCCCACCTTTCCCCTTAACAGTGGAATAAAAACATCCTGATAGCAGTCCTGTGTCCTACTTGAACTCTGCCCCCTAGTTCTGTCACTGTCGACCTTGGCCAGAGGTATGTGAGGCCTGAGGacagtccccaccccaccattCGTAGCCCCTGAGAGCCTGGCCCGCAGGCAGTGGTGCCAGAGCCCTCTTCCGGCACCCAGACACAGTCTTGCATAAAACCCTGATACCTAGCACCACGTCCACCCCTCTCCTTTATCACTTTAATCTTCCCTGTTGCCCTGAAGCCCAGAGAATGCTACCTTAGAAGTTACTTACCACGGCGGAAGTGGGAGTTTTGGCTGGCTTGGCAGAGATATGGGCTTTAGGAACCACTGTGAACTTCATAGGCGCTTGGAGCAGCCGCAGGAAAGGGGGGAGCCTTGGCATGATTCTCGGGGTCGTACTCCTTCCTTGGCCCCAAAGAGGCACCCTGAATGTCCGCTGCACGTCCTCTGACCACTTAGGTAGCTGGGGCTTTTTATAGCTGGGGTGGAGAGCTGCAGCTGTCTCCTGTCACAAGACTTGGCAGAAAGGTGGCTGCTGGTAACTGGGAGAGAGCCAGTCTGTCCTGTGAGCCCGCTGTGAGCCCCTCAACATGTAGGGCCCTTCCATACAAGATTCACTTCTTTGCAGAAAGAGACTTCAATGGGACAAACCCAGGAAAGTCAGACTTTAAAATGCAAGAGATGtggtatactttaaaaaataaaccttaactCTTGGGGTATCAACCAAACAATACATGCAGAGCCTGCATTGAAGTCCTGCGACCTGGTTGCTGCAAAGGAACAGAAATAAGAGTGTAGACCAGGCACTTTCTGAGTGTCAGCTGTGGGCAGGAACTATGTCTGGGGTCAGACTCTTGTCCCCAGTCAAGGCACCAGGCTGGGTGAGCTCTAGCACCCAGGCCTCTCTACAGATAGTATGCTGTCCGTTTCTCCCCAGACTTGCATTAGTGCCGTGTTATCCTGCTCCTGGAAGACTGTCACCCTGCAGACCCCACTCTCCCTCCCATGTGcccctctcccctgtccccaGGCAGCTGTCCTCTTATCCCAGCTGATTCCTACCAAACGCAAAGGGCAGTTTCCCTGCACTGTCAGCCTCGCTCAGTTGCTGGGTGTCCTTCCGTCTCATTCAGTCTCTTCCTGACCTCGGGTCAGCCTCAGGCTCTTGGGTCTCCATCTGGTCTTTCCAGACCTCCTGGCCCTGGACTGCCTGTGCTTTAGCACAGCCAGCTCCTCAGTCACCTGAGACTGACTGTGATCAGGACAGACTAACCACCAATGGCTCTGCCCACCTCAGGGCCAAGTTCTGTCCTCCAGCAGCAGTCTCTATTTGCTCTGGAATTGATACTCCGCTTCCAACACACCAGTAGCACCACAGCCCAGAGATTAGCTCCCCATCTTCCCAAACTCTAATCTCAAGCACTTCTACTTTGGCCTCTACACATTGCCTCAGACAATTCTTGTAAAGCAGCCTGCATAGCTGCCTATGATCTGCCTCCTCCTACGGGCTGCATGCACTGCCTCCCCACAGCCTCCGAGGCCTGATGGCATCCATAACATTGTCAGCACACAACTCGTGCTTTTTACTGGGCACCCCCTTCTATTCTCTCATGTCTGTTCAGGTCACAAATGGCATCTGAAGTGTATCTTGCTCCACCATGTGCTCCCTTGACTAGTGGAGAAGGTTTGTGAGGGGTAGGACCTCCACGTTCTCCGCTGAGTCTTTAGGACTTAGAGCAGTTTCTGGTTTAGCAGGATGTTCATCGAGGTAGGCAGTCAGGATGTATGGATGATAAGTGCGTGGGTAGTCAGTTGGGCAAGAAGATATAAGGATGTATAGATGATGCTCCTATCATATACCAGGCCTGACCTAGACTAGGTAATAAAAGCTGGGTTATCTTCAGGGAAAATGTTTCATTATCAGAAGGAATCGTCATGGCTGGTAAAGGCCACAGCCCAGTGTGCCCCATAGTTGCTTTCAGACAATATTGGTGTGAGCCCAAGATGGGAAATGTGGTCACGGGGCATTCAGCCTTGTCCTTGGCCGTTGTATGCACCCGTAAA
Encoded here:
- the LOC110299481 gene encoding cytochrome c oxidase subunit 8B, mitochondrial — encoded protein: MPRLPPFLRLLQAPMKFTVVPKAHISAKPAKTPTSAVEQAVGISAIVVGFMVPAGWVLSHLESYKKSSAA